The following proteins are encoded in a genomic region of Montipora foliosa isolate CH-2021 chromosome 10, ASM3666993v2, whole genome shotgun sequence:
- the LOC137973324 gene encoding uncharacterized protein, translated as MCVVFFKRRFVVARFGLSLGIKICVLLSVLIIYQLFQETRLETSRLWPRIIQNVDVQRIDYRFKSIGVDSTFGEFNNNSFSIHKLGEDEAEEKSGSLGFFFVLHHYEQLTKTTENLIYLAAIAKEMKRLIVEPFVRDSRMCGLAYGWSGALRNERRKFYPLSLYFDVQFMNDLLTKSGISPMAKLESFKRNCRSNVAKTTLLHFMFKDHSQKEMEKWYKISAFTYQQIEENIKESGWCECNFIDRGLNVSKRIGDLTAGRQICVDAEKVKSIQLFRNEIIKNDKCVVIIHWRGFGRDRSHFKPEIVLNNRTLVHSLQLSERVNEQANLIAESIGEEYISIHIRSERQILWYDVERLSRCLKTLVEKATNLIKRSGIKKVFVSSDMTRFGSDTLRSFIAQNSTLENKIKQLQRFLSKTLRPIKYNPKSDDPSNLDSGVVALTQMNVLVGGSHLLTVGSGTFQQWIVQGFVKGKSGTKKQNNWTITRICHKENKQNNYKSS; from the coding sequence ATGTGTGTTGTGTTTTTTAAGCGACGATTTGTGGTGGCTCGATTTGGTCTTTCACTTGGGATAAAAATCTGTGTTCTCCTGAGTGTTTTAATCATTTATCAATTGTTTCAAGAAACAAGGCTTGAGACGTCGCGGTTATGGCCTCGAATTATTCAAAACGTGGATGTTCAAAGAATAGATTATCGCTTCAAGAGCATTGGCGTAGACTCAACATTTGgcgaatttaataataacagtTTTTCGATCCACAAACTTGGCGAGGATGAAGCTGAAGAAAAGAGTGGAAGTCTCGGATTTTTTTTCGTCTTACATCATTATGAACAGCTCACAAAAACAACTGAAAACCTCATATATCTCGCTGCGATCGCCAAGGAAATGAAGCGTTTAATTGTTGAGCCGTTTGTGCGAGATTCTCGAATGTGTGGCTTGGCTTACGGATGGTCTGGAGCTTTGCGAAACGAACGACGCAAATTTTATCCGCTGTCGCTGTATTTCGATGTACAATTTATGAACGACTTGCTAACAAAATCTGGCATTTCACCGATGGCAAAACTGGAGTCTTTCAAACGCAACTGCCGCTCAAATGTAGCAAAAACAACATTGCTGCATTTCATGTTTAAAGATCATTCGCAAAAAGAGATGGAAAAGTGGTATAAAATTTCGGCATTTACTTATCAACAAATCGAGGAAAACATTAAAGAGTCAGGCTGGTGTGAGTGCAATTTTATTGATCGAGGTCTTAATGTATCAAAAAGAATTGGTGATCTTACTGCAGGAAGACAAATTTGTGTTGACGCCGAGAAAGTAAAAAGTATTCAATTATTTAGAAATGAAATAATAAAGAACGATAAATGCGTTGTTATAATTCATTGGCGGGGATTCGGAAGAGATCGCAGCCATTTCAAACCGGAAATTGTACTTAATAACCGGACGTTGGTACATTCGTTACAGTTGAGTGAACGTGTTAATGAGCAAGCCAATCTGATTGCAGAATCAATCGGTGAGGAGTACATTTCGATCCACATTCGTTCTGAAAGGCAGATCCTTTGGTACGATGTAGAGAGATTGTCACGATGCCTTAAGACCTTGGTTGAAAAAGCTACCAACCTAATAAAAAGGTCAGGAATAAAGAAAGTTTTCGTTTCGTCGGATATGACTCGGTTTGGATCTGACACTTTACGCTCGTTTATAGCGCAAAACAGTactcttgaaaacaaaatcaaacagCTTCAGAGGTTTTTATCAAAGACTTTAAGACCGATAAAATACAACCCTAAATCGGATGACCCGTCGAATTTGGATAGTGGTGTAGTCGCACTAACACAGATGAATGTCCTAGTTGGTGGCTCGCACTTATTGACGGTGGGCTCTGGGACATTCCAGCAGTGGATTGTGCAAGGGTTTGTGAAGGGAAAGTCTGGTACCAAGAAGCAAAACAATTGGACAATCACAAGAATCTGTCAtaaggaaaataaacaaaataattacaaaTCAAGTTAG
- the LOC137973612 gene encoding carbohydrate sulfotransferase 3-like, translated as MVSLRVYMRSFFVMVIAIATFSITILIIGSQQTKTRDVVKYEETPTKSLPVQDLLSLMEKYGDFTDNSDADLTPTENDITESSLSSKRRLSLLIFGADRSGTTFISRMFSEDPNIFMIYEPLWVTKRWRKDQPNEDWSRSELEVVNGILSCNFDDFPFAKKFLAHTSKNWAAAPFKNPFQTKNFCNFSETGKRLCPDFSSHPDFASEACAKKYKHSVTKVAQVRSPYKSISTLIPQVFEENPETHIKVIQILRDPRGSLNSRIQLGWMPKHTSPAFIPSARYACTKTAENVKYGRNLPKKYQERYMEVYYRDIAMFPIKTALKIYSFAGFDMPDELLKWIVVNTSPSEEALAAEAKKRFSSVRNSTANVEKWRSAPTQQNRIIEEECSELMKLIGIKK; from the coding sequence ATGGTCTCGCTGAGGGTGTACATGCGCTCATTCTTTGTGATGGTCATTGCAATCGCAACTTTCTCGATAACTATTTTGATTATTGGCtcacaacaaacaaaaactagAGACGTAGTGAAGTACGAAGAAACCCCCACGAAAAGTTTGCCAGTTCAAGATCTTCTTTCCCTGATGGAGAAATATGGGGACTTCACAGACAACTCGGATGCTGATCTCACTCCAACGGAGAATGACATAACAGAATCCTCACTTTCGTCAAAACGTCGATTAAGCTTGCTTATTTTCGGAGCGGACCGTTCGGGAACTACCTTTATCAGCCGAATGTTTAGCGAAGATCCTAATATATTTATGATTTACGAACCTCTCTGGGTAACAAAAAGGTGGAGAAAGGACCAACCGAACGAGGACTGGTCACGAAGCGAGCTGGAGGTGGTAAATGGCATTTTAAGTTGCAACTTCGACGATTTTCCTTTTGCTAAGAAATTTCTAGCGCATACATCGAAAAACTGGGCAGCCGCTCCATTCAAGAATCCCTTTCAAACGAagaacttttgtaatttttcagaAACAGGGAAAAGATTGTGTCCAGATTTTTCATCTCATCCAGATTTCGCGTCGGAGGCTTGTgcgaaaaaatacaaacacagCGTCACAAAAGTTGCTCAAGTTCGTTCTCCTTACAAATCAATATCAACCCTTATACCACAGGTCTTTGAAGAAAACCCGGAAACACATATCAAAGTTATTCAAATACTCCGAGATCCCCGTGGAAGTCTGAATTCTCGGATTCAGCTCGGGTGGATGCCTAAACATACCTCTCCGGCATTTATACCTTCGGCGAGATACGCTTGTACGAAAACAGCCGAGAATGTTAAATATGGAAGGAACCTACCGAAAAAATACCAAGAGAGGTATATGGAAGTGTATTATCGGGATATAGCCATGTTTCCTATTAAAACCGCTTTGAAAATCTACAGTTTCGCTGGGTTTGATATGCCTGACGAATTACTAAAATGGATCGTGGTGAACACAAGCCCTAGCGAAGAAGCATTGGCTGCAGAGGCAAAGAAGAGATTTTCGTCTGTTCGCAATTCCACTGCTAACGTTGAAAAATGGCGAAGTGCGCCCACACAACAAAACCGTATAATAGAAGAAGAATGTAGTGAATTAATGAAGCTGATAGGAATCAAAAAGTAA